One segment of Alnus glutinosa chromosome 2, dhAlnGlut1.1, whole genome shotgun sequence DNA contains the following:
- the LOC133859471 gene encoding protein NRT1/ PTR FAMILY 4.3-like produces MADRVEKTNINLKGESMPAFMGENASIDWRGRPCKSNKHGGMTAAVFVLGLQAFEMMAIAAVGNNLITYVLNEMHFPLSKSANIVTNFIGTVFLLSLLGGFLSDSYLGSFWTMLIFGFVELSGFILLSVQAHLPQLRPPKCNMILEGGHCLEAKGYKSLFFFLALYLVALGSGCLKPNIISHGADQFRKDDSKQSKTLSTYFNIAYFAFCMGELVALTVLVWVQTHSGMDVGFGVSAAAMAMGLVSLISGTTLYRNNPTRGSIFTPVAQVLVAAFTKRKQVCPSNTGMLHGSQNNVPNHGFATSPNIISANNLLHTEKFRFLDKACIKIQDSNGASESPWRLCTVGQVEQVKIIISVIPIFACTIIFNTILAQLQTFSVQQGSAMNTRITRSFHIPPASLQSIPYIMLIFVVPLYETAFVPIARKFTGRDSGISPLQRVGVGLFVATFSMVSAAMVEKKRRNTALHLNETLSIFWIAPQFLIFGLSEMFTAVGLIEFFYKQSVEGMQSFLTAMTYCSYSFGFYLSSLLVSLVNKITSKSSGGWLSHNDLNKDRLDLFYWVLAALSIINFFTYLFLSKWYFYNPLVSPSPQPDHHQSYGQEDPEIHRFNTSKQVEADNIILP; encoded by the exons ATGGCGGATAGAGTGGAGAAGACAAATATAAACCTCAAAGGAGAATCCATGCCTGCCTTTATGGGCGAGAATGCGTCTATTGATTGGAGAGGCAGACCCTGCAAGTCTAATAAGCATGGCGGAATGACTGCTGCTGTTTTTGTcctag GTCTCCAAGCATTTGAGATGATGGCAATTGCTGCAGTTGGGAACAATCTGATAACTTACGTGTTAAATGAGATGCACTTTCCTCTGTCGAAGTCTGCAAACATAGTAACAAACTTTATAGGGACAGTCTTTCTCCTCTCACTGCTTGGTGGGTTCCTCTCAGATTCTTACCTTGGGAGCTTTTGGACCATGTTGATCTTTGGCTTTGTGGAGCTCTCT GGTTTTATACTACTTTCTGTTCAAGCCCATCTTCCACAGTTAAGGCCACCCAAATGCAACATGATTTTGGAGGGAGGCCACTGTCTGGAGGCAAAGGGCTACAagtctctgtttttctttcttgcaCTCTACTTGGTGGCTTTAGGAAGTGGGTGCTTAAAACCCAACATAATTTCCCACGGGGCTGACCAATTCAGAAAAGATGACTCCAAACAATCCAAAACACTCTCCACTTACTTCAACATCGCCTACTTTGCCTTCTGCATGGGCGAGCTTGTTGCGCTCACTGTTCTTGTTTGGGTCCAAACGCATTCTGGAATGGATGTTGGCTTTGGAGTCTCAGCAGCTGCCATGGCGATGGGATTGGTCAGCTTGATTTCAGGGACGACTCTTTACAGGAATAATCCAACCCGCGGAAGTATCTTCACCCCAGTTGCTCAG gTTCTTGTTGCTGCATTTACAAAGAGAAAGCAAGTCTGCCCTTCAAATACAGGGATGCTTCATGGAAGCCAAAACAACGTGCCAAACCATGGTTTTGCCACGTCGCCTAACATCATCAGTGCTAATAATCTCCTCCATACCGAAAAGTTTAG ATTCCTTGACAAGGCCTGCATCAAAATTCAAGACagcaatggagcaagtgaaagTCCATGGAGACTATGCACCGTGGGGCAAGTGGAGCAAGTGAAGATAATTATCTCAGTTATTCCCATATTTGCATGCACCATCATCTTCAACACCATTTTAGCACAGCTCCAGACGTTCTCAGTCCAACAAGGAAGCGCAATGAACACCCGGATCACAAGGAGCTTCCACATCCCTCCAGCTTCGCTTCAATCCATCCCTTACATTATGCTTATCTTTGTTGTCCCTCTTTATGAAACTGCTTTTGTACCAATTGCACGAAAATTCACAGGAAGGGACTCAGGAATCTCACCTCTTCAAAGGGTTGGCGTGGGGCTGTTTGTTGCCACCTTCTCTATGGTTTCAGCTGCAATGgttgagaaaaagagaagaaacacGGCTTTGCATTTGAATGAAACTCTCTCCATCTTTTGGATTGCCCCGCAGTTTCTCATCTTTGGCCTGTCTGAGATGTTCACGGCTGTGGGGCTAATAGAGTTTTTCTACAAGCAGTCCGTGGAAGGGATGCAATCCTTTCTTACTGCCATGACTTACTGCTCATACTCTTTTGGCTTCTATTTGAGCTCCCTCCTTGTTTCCCTAGTCAACAAAATTACCTCAAAATCTTCTGGTGGCTGGCTTAGTCACAATGACCTCAACAAGGATAGGTTGGAtcttttttattgggttttagCTGCCCTCAGCATCATCAACTTCTTCACTTACCTTTTCTTGTCTAAATGGTACTTCTATAACCCATTGGTATCACCCTCTCCACAACCAGATCATCATCAGTCATATGGACAAGAAGACCCAGAAATCCACAGGTTCAACACCTCCAAGCAAGTTGAAGCTGACAATATTATTTTACCTTGA
- the LOC133860730 gene encoding ethylene-responsive transcription factor ERF022-like, producing MTCTRIHTPVIEEETEPEPTEFKKPTSRFESESSSKLGSKNKKRACQSEPDTQFRGVRKRSWGRYVSEIRLPGSKTRVWLGSFGSAEMAARAHDSAALFLKGNSACLNFPELAESLPRPESCSRRDIQSAASKAALLELADNRSGLGTAGQCVEPDFWCVFDDDFGTDLGSITSFEEAKEAPLPSPLRFEDSTTEEFGQLLDDDEFFLASCFHM from the coding sequence ATGACCTGCACACGCATTCACACGCCCGTCATTGAAGAGGAAACAGAACCAGAACCCACTGAATTCAAAAAACCGACCAGCCGCTTTGAATCCGAATCGTCGTCCAAACTGGGTTCCAAGAACAAGAAGCGAGCTTGTCAGAGCGAACCGGACACCCAGTTTCGAGGGGTCCGAAAGAGGAGCTGGGGCCGGTATGTCTCGGAGATACGGTTGCCCGGTTCAAAGACCCGTGTGTGGTTAGGGTCATTCGGGTCGGCCGAGATGGCAGCTCGGGCTCACGACTCGGCCGCCTTGTTCTTGAAGGGAAACTCGGCGTGCCTCAACTTCCCCGAGTTGGCTGAGTCGCTGCCTCGGCCCGAGTCGTGTTCCAGGAGAGATATACAATCGGCGGCTTCTAAAGCCGCCCTTCTTGAGCTTGCGGATAATCGTTCCGGGTTAGGCACAGCTGGGCAATGTGTTGAACCGGACTTTTGGTGCGTGTTCGATGATGATTTTGGTACTGATTTGGGCAGCATCACGTCGTTTGAAGAAGCGAAAGAAGCTCCCCTACCGAGTCCGCTGAGGTTTGAAGACTCAACAACTGAAGAGTTTGGTCAGCTGCTGGACGATGATGAGTTTTTTTTGGCATCCTGTTTCCatatgtaa